A single genomic interval of Cucumis sativus cultivar 9930 chromosome 5, Cucumber_9930_V3, whole genome shotgun sequence harbors:
- the LOC101211671 gene encoding plasmodesmata-located protein 6 yields MSATERRLPFSSFLTFLYGAIVILTSPSSSASLDTFVFVGCTIQKYIPNSPYDSNLNLLLTRLVTSSASATYGNFTVLGSASQNTIYGLYQCRGDLNSGDCSQCVAGAVSRLGTICSDACGGALQLEGCFVKYDNKSFFGVEDKTVVLKKCGASIGSDVEGLTGLDAALEYLVSSGGTYKTGGSGDVRSVAQCVGDLSVSECQDCVSDAIGRLKSACGPYSWGDLFLAKCYARFTTGADHAQDNGNGFGYANANANKEESKGNDNETNKTLAIIIGLIAAVALLILFITYLNKKCEKGKGCK; encoded by the exons ATGTCGGCAACTGAAAGACGACTTCCTTTCTCTTCATTTCTGACATTTCTGTACGGAGCCATCGTAATTCTGACATCTCCTTCATCCTCCGCTTCCTTAGACACCTTCGTCTTCGTCGGCTGCACAATCCAAAAATACATTCCCAATTCCCCTTACGATTCCAATCTCAACTTACTCCTCACCCGCCTCGTCACCTCCTCCGCATCCGCCACTTACGGCAACTTCACCGTCCTCGGTTCCGCCTCACAAAACACCATCTACGGCCTCTACCAATGCCGGGGCGACCTCAACTCCGGGGACTGCTCTCAGTGCGTTGCTGGAGCGGTCAGCCGTCTGGGAACCATTTGCAGCGACGCGTGCGGCGGCGCGTTGCAACTGGAGGGGTGTTTCGTGAAGTACGACAACAAAAGCTTCTTTGGAGTAGAGGACAAGACGGTGGTGCTGAAGAAATGTGGGGCGTCGATTGGGTCTGACGTGGAGGGGTTGACTGGACTTGATGCTGCGCTGGAGTATTTGGTTAGCAGTGGGGGGACCTACAAAACAGGTGGGTCCGGGGATGTACGGAGTGTGGCGCAGTGCGTTGGGGATTTGAGTGTGAGCGAGTGTCAGGATTGTGTTTCCGATGCCATCGGACGGCTTAAATCTGCTTGTGGGCCTTACTCTTGGGGTGATTTGTTTTTGGCCAAATGCTACGCGCGCTTTACTACAGGTGCTGACCACGCCCAAGATAATGGAAATGGCTTTGGTTATGCAAACGCAAATGCAAATA AAGAAGAGTCAAAAGGCAATGACAATGAGACGAACAAGAcattagcaataataattggACTCATTGCAGCCGTTGCATTGCTCATCTTATTCATCACTTACCTCAACAAAAAATGTGAGAAGGGAAAAG GTTgtaagtaa